TCACATATATCAGAATTAGACCATGTAACCGTGGTGTGAAGGACTTGTGTCGTACAAAGGTATGAAACCGTGTGATTGCTcttcaggaggagaaggatCGTAGCTGCATGTTTGCTGATGAGCTGGCCAAAATGGAGGTGAAATTCAAGGAGCAGCTGAAGACCAATGAAaacctgaagctgcagctggcgGCAGAGGAAGATCGCTACAAGGTTGGTGAAGCCGGAGAATGGCCGCCGGTGACGCTGTGCTGTCTTTGAAGCAGGACCGTTTCtggacttgtgtgtttttacctcTGTGTACTGCTGGTGAAGCTCAGGGACTAAGCTTTGATGCTATCTCTTCCCCTGAACACAGTCCCTCTGACAGTGTTGTTTATGAGCAGGCCGATCTGTGAGACCACGTTTTACTGCTGTTTATGTCGGGCTCCGGTGACGAGCAACGCTTGGCTCGGAGGAGTCCTCTCCAGTTGCCTGGCTAATGCTGTGCTTGGATCAGATCTGGGCAGATATTTGCTTAGTGTCTGGGGGGAATTTAAAcaggttgtttgtctttgagcaGCTCTGTACGTAAATCTGTCCTCAGCAAAGGGAAGCCTTTTATGGCTATGATCAATTAATGTCATGAACTAAGGTCTGACTGTACTATAGTGATGCACAATTCAATCAGCATCTTATGTCAAAGTTTGAGAATAAACAATAGCCCCATTTACACAACCAGGAATGTAGTACCTCTATAGCACCTATAGGGTTTTGTATAAATGGTACGTAGTCACTTCTCTGATTCAAGAATGCTGGCCACGGCAATATGTCAAGAAAGACGGCATCCTAATGGCCGTGCAGCAGGATCTCTGCCAGAGTCTCTGATTCTGTGTCTCTTGTTTACCTCAGGGCCAGGTTGCCGAGAAGGGACGGGAGCTGAAGGACCTGAAGGACACCCTTGCACTTGTtgtgaaggagaaggaaaaactgGAAGGGCTCATCTATCTTCCCCAACGCAATCGGGTCTGTTTTTAATATGCCTCTAATTGTAGAAGCAAAGTAAATGAGTTCTTATTTTCCATTCCATTACTTTGGACCACAGCGAGGTCCTCGCTGACCTAAAATATTGCTTGGAGGTAATGCAGTTACAGCTAAGAGGAGCAGAATGACCCAATTTGAGGTTTAGACTATAAATTAAATTGGCGTCTGCAACTAACATCAATAAAACACAGCGTTCTTTTCCCTTTGAAAGCGAGAagagtttctttttttgatgAAGGCACTAattaaactgtttgtgtgtgagtgcaagaGAAAAGCaagagctgctgtgtgacgTCAGCAGTGATTTATTGCTCAGCCCGACAGACTGGGAGGCATCGAGGGATGAAAACGGATATGTAGCTCCTCAGAGAATATGTTGCCTGTGGTggcatatatttatatatatatatatatatatatatatacacacacacaaactaacgtATATCTGTGTTATAAAATTGCGCTGCACCCTCCCACAGGAGCTCCAGAAGGCTAGCTCCAGCAGGAAGGGAGATCAGGGGGTCAGTGAGAAAACCAGCTTGGAGAGCAACCAGCCCAGCGTGCCTTTATTCCTGCAGTACCCGGTCCCTTACACCCAGGACGCCCCCACCCCTCTGCTGGTCTCCCAGAGCCCCAGCAAGCTGCAGTTTGGGAACCCTTACTCCGCCTCAGACTCAAAAGGTTGGTTCTCCATTCAGCTGGCAGCGTAAACACCAACAATTGCAGAAATGATTGACTTGTCTCCACAGCCCCTGACTGTGTCTGAATTCTCCCCCTGCAGATGAGGCGAATGAGGAGTTCTCAGATGACCAGCTGCTGAGGCTGCCCCCGGTGGGCCCGCCCTCCTGGGACAGCAATGTGGTGTGTATCCAACCAACCCGCAACCACAGCCGGCCAGAGGGCCACGAGGAGCCCGaggaaaagcaacacaacaacaacaatgtgagcctctctctctctctctctctctctctcatgtgtaGTGTACAGCTAAAGGCTATTCTCAGAATATCAGTGGATTGACTATTTTATGTCACTTTTCTCAGGGTAACACCAACGAACAGCCCGCTGCAACTGAGCCTCACAGCCCCTTTGTGAGCGAAGCACAACCAGCCTTCTGCTTTGATCCCAGGTAACGCAGCCTCACATGCCTTCACTCTCATAAATGTCGTCCACGTTTGCTGCACCCTACAGTTTTCCAAACCGGCGCATTGTTACATGTGTCAagtgtttgttctgctgcacAGTTGGCATTAGCGGAGCAGCAGGCCACCCACGTCGCATCACACAGATGCCATTTATTAGCCCGTGCTCCTGGTTTGCCCACATCATCACTCGACTCTGCGTGTTTACCCGAGCTTTCTTCCCTCtgcctccgtcctcctctcctttctctccgcGCGCAGCATGGACATGAAGCGGTGTCCGCTCTGCGAGGTCATCTTCCCGCCCAACTACGACCAGAGCAAGTTCGAGGCGCACGTGGAGAGCCACTGGAAAATCTGCCCGATGTGCAGCGAGCAGTTCCCGCTGGACTGCGACCAGAAGGTGTTTGAGAATCACGTGCTCACCCACTTCGACGGCCACACGCTCAACTTCGACTAGAGAAACGGAAAAAATCTGCACATTCAGCTCTGCCTACTTCCTGTCAACCACTGAAATAAATCCTTCTGCACTCTTTTCTGCATGTAATGGTGTGAAGATCCAGTCTTTAGGACTGTAATGACTTTTCGCTTTGTTACTTCAACTTAGAAACGATTTGAAGtgatgtgacattttaaaatgacattttgatTCAGTGTACATTGCAGGGCTACGAAATCTGTTTTTTATGGGTGTAAGATTTCCCTTCATTTGGATTAGGAGGATAACAAAGGGGAATAAGACTGTTCTGTAcgtatatataactatatatagtGACTATAAATTGACTCGGCTGTCACAGACTATAGGATGTAATGAATCAGGGAAAGAGATAAGTGTTTACCAaacttacatttaaaaacatcaaaccAAATGCTCCCCCTTTCCCCTTCAACATCCCTGTACAAGTCATCTGCTCAGTCTGTTTAGCCTTGGTGCACTATATGCAGTCAGGGAGAGCTCTTCAGTAATAACATCAAGACATGATTATAAAGTATATCGTCAGATCATCTATTTTAGAATAATTAAAGCCAATTATATTGTGAAAGCCTTGATTCTGTGTCTatattgctttgttttgttaGGTTTCCTTTAGTTCTGATTTTATGTGTGTCTCAACCCGTAAGAACCTTCATATCATTAGCTGATCAGTGCATGCTGAGCTTCTGTTGAagttccctcttttctttcttctcttttacagttaaattattttattcatagtAATGTTTCCTTTGTTAAGTGAGTTCCTTGTATCTGATATGTACTAATAAAGACTGTTTGAAACGGAGCCGCCGACTTGtgtgtcaaaacacaaaaaacacaatgaacaccAGGATTTATAGGCACACAGTAGAGGAACTTTTATTCTAAACGTAACAAAAGTTTACATGAAGCAGCTTTTTGAAGAAATACAGTACATCACCATCAGTTTCTCTGGTTTTGCCTTTTCATACATGGTATATAtgattgggattttttttcctaACTCCAGAAacatatgaaaatataatttaatgcACTTAACACATGACAATACATTCACTGTACACTATATCAAAGACTTTCCTCCATACTGGCAGTACAATACTGTCACAACAGTTCCTTAACACTAACATCCATGCAGTGACGATGTTACCTAGTGGCTCATTATTCACAAATGAGCAATGTAGACGTTGCTCCTCAGCTCTGAAGGCGTTTCGCCTCGTTTCCGTCTCGCACCACACACACCGGAAACGAGAGACCGGGGAAAGAAAATGCTAATTTGTTGGCAACCTGTTACAAAAAGTGCTTGAATCCCTCAAGGAAAAACCGCGAGGACAACTGCTCTCATCATTAAGGAACGAGAATAAGAGCTTCAGGAACAACGACACGCTGAGTTCCCATGATCCCATCAAACCGCATAAATACTATGAGAACACGTGGGCAGGACTGTGGTGCTGAAATGCTTTCAAACGTCACCTGAGATCATCCTCTGTTGCTCACACAagtgtttgcagaaaaaaaggatgagaaaatAAGGCTAGTAATACTTGTGATATGAAAAGAAGGTGACCGAACCCGACCACTGATTATTAACAGCAAACCTGATGGAGAATGaaatgtacaaatgttgtgACACTACCCACATCCTGATCTCAATTGCCTCCGTCACATTTTTTTTGGCTCATACGAGACCGAGGCAGACAACCGGCGCCtcatctctccacacacacgTTTCTATCTTTCCTTGGTTTCTTGTAACGTTGCGCTGCCTTTAAAGGCGGACGCCCTACTGCACCTGCAAGGCTACTTGTGACGCCGTGTGGCCATTCTCTAGCCTACATCCTTATCAATGAGcaccatttgaaaaaaagaactgGACAAATGGCACCCTAAATGTGCAAAATACAAAACTGAACTACTTAAGGATTGAATATACTGAATACAAAATAAGGATGAATAACAAGAATAATACATTTACTCCATGCAATCAAAAATAGTGTCATATAAGAGAGCGAttgacagagaggggggggcagggggtttgaggaggagaggaatgaCGTGGAGTAAGAAACAGCCGCTGCTGGTGATGATGGTGCTGGGAAATGGcctgacggagagagagagagtgctggTCCCTCGCCGAGCCTCTACTGCTGCATCTTACGGAGGATGTCAGTGGAGACGGGCGGGTGGAAGTTGATGGTGTGGTGGCGGAGACCCTGAGACGTTTTGTAGCTCTTCCCACACCGGCACTTGAAGGGCTTGCGCACCCTTATCTGGGTTCGGTGGCCGTTCTTGGCGTGATACTTGATCCCGTTCACATTCTGTAACGAGGGAAGGGGAAATGAAACAAGCCGTCACTATCGACCAAAATCATTCATCAGAGTTTGAGCGTTAATATGCCATTAAATCAGATCTCCGGGTTTCTGGAAAAGATTGTCAAATTGATTCTGAAACCTGCAGggattttattttagtttgagcTACTGATAGGTGAGGCCTGTGTGAGGTTTGCTTTAATACAAAGGTGTTGGACGGGATCAAGGTAATTCTTATGTGCAGGGAAGCCAGGTTCCTCCAGACCACACAGAGACTTGGCTTGGTGCACATCCGGGGGGATTGTAACGCTGAACCAGAAAACATCCTTCGTTAAAAATAGTTGCCACAGTGGTGCAAGCAGGCTGTTGTCCAAATATCATACTGTGGCAGAAAGACCGGGGTGCCCGCAGGCTTTTGTCGTGCACTGCGTCTCTTTCATCATTTTTGGgcaaaaaaaaagtggtcaCCAATAAACATAAAGAGTGTAGAGCgggggaaataaaaatgttttcttgttaAAATCCTATCTCGTTCTCCCCTCAAGCCGCCCACCGCCTCAGACTAAGTCATCGCCCATAACCCTGTCATTCACGTCAGCGATGCAATTTTCTCAGGCTGCACATAATTTATCCCAACCACCGCGCCAGATGTGAGTGGAAAATCCTGTAAAACTCCACATTGCCGAAGTGGACGagatgtatgtatttatgttgtTGGAACGCTCGACTGAGAACCATTTCCCAGAGCACAGCGGGGTATCCATGTTGGCTTTACATTCTCATTAATGCGAGCAAAAAGAATCACGCACCTCACACTTTGGACAACATGGATGCCTCAGGTCCTCTCGTGGCACAgtcaaaaatatttcaaactgtGGCGTTATGTTAAAGGGATTTGAATAAGAGGTGTGGAGTTAGACCTACCTTGTATCTCTTTTTACAGCCTGGCACAGGGCAGGCAAAAGGCTTCTCGTCTCCTCCGTTCATGCACATGGAGCTGAGGATCGACTCGGAGCTGATGGCGCTCTCTGTAGTCCACGATTCATCACTGTCCGACTCCTCAAAGTCCACGTCCTCTTCGTCACACTCGCTACCTGTGGGAGGGTCAGAGACATCACGTCAAACAAGTAGATGACTTAGGACGTCAACACCAGACGTGTGATAATACACAGGTCTCTTAGGAAGCTCTGATTTACTCGCGCTCTGTGAATCATCTCTGAAAACCCTTCGAGACAAGCGTGGATCTTTTCTCAGCATGCATAATTCTCATCCTTGTGTGTCACCGTGCTGATGCATGACTGAAATATGCCAATCGTGAGAAagaatttatacattttattgaggTCTTTGGGTCAATTAGCTGCAATTGTATTAGCGGTTAGATGAAGATGTGATGCTATAAAAATCCATTTTTCACAAAACGAGGACATGAGCATTTGGGGAAAACACGTTGGTCTGGAACACTGGAGGGAATCTGAGAAATTAAGTTTGAGAGCGGTCCATGATTCTGTGGCGCTTGAATTTGGAGTTAAATTACAAAGAAGTTTTCTCACGCCAAACATTCATCCTCGGTTGATGGACAATATCTGTACAATGAAGCGTCAAAGTAAATGTCATTCATAATTAGCAGTCCTCTAAacattattccctgggaaatctgtcAACATGTCTATCTATCTCTGTCTCAgttaaagaagaaacaaaaaacaaacagacagagatgaaaacataaccactgAACAAAACCAAGAAGGACAAATGAAGATATTTTTCAGACACTAAACAGATTAGTTGATTTCAGTTTCACTTAGTAAAACACAAGGTTTTAAAATCGTGTAATTTCCATCGACTTCTATAAATGGTGATAACATACAGCTTATATTTACCTCCCACAGTGAGTGAGCCACCCACTGTCTCCTAATGATCTGACAGGGGAAGCagccctgttttattttgtattttttgaatATGAACCCTTTGGAGGACAACAGCTGTTTCTCCACCCATTTCCACACTATGAGGCAGTCGCATTGTCTTCAGTGCTCCGCGTGTATTCCACTGCAACTAAAGTCTGGACAGACtcgcagtgagtgtgtgttggacgGTTACCTGTCGGCGTACTGCTGCGGAAGGAAGAGGAAGGCGTGATGGGTGGGGTGACTGGAGGCGTGAGGTTTCCACTGGTGTGGCGAGGCGGTGTGGAAACACTGCTGCGAGACAGATTTCCTGTCAGCGAGAGGGACAACTTGGGCTGCACCTTCTTCTTCTGGGCGTCGTGTTCTCGCCGCGCAGCATCTGTCATAAACctggcattgtgggaaacaggTCGGGTCAAGGTTTCTCTTTCCATTCAGTGACCTGCTCTGATGTTCAGAGAGCTCCGGCATTAAAGGTCTGCTACTGTAGAACACGTGCCTGGAAAAAAAGTATCATTGGCTCCATTcccatcaaaaataaaaaactttcaCCAAGGTTTATGATGGATAGTAAAGTCTCTGGTAAATGTCtatcataaaaaataaatgttaacatAGACATTGTTACTGCTGAAGTGGAATTAACAAATTAAGTGATAACCACAtcaacatgtgtttgtgagggcAGGGAGACAGTGGCAGACCTTCTTGTACACTGGCTTGTTGCGTAAGGCTTTTAAAAACCACTATTCCAGCACCATATCAAAGACGACTGGGATGAACCCagtgcaataaaaataaacccaGCCGGCAAACACTGAAGCAATTCGTCGAAGCGATTCACCAGATGACATCTGACGTCGCTTGTAGTACCTCACAGGAACACTTGACATGGGAAGTAATACTCACTGATTCAGAGGACTCACCGACGTTAAATATATCAGATTTGGGTATATTTACAATAAATCTATATCGCTCATGTTGCTGTGGCttaggaggtagagcgggttgtctATTAACCGgaaggtcggcggtttgatcccgGTCTACCCCTGTACCGTATGCTGATGTGTCCTTTGGAAAGAtactaaacacaaacattttcacccTGATTGTGCCCCTTTGGACCCGATCTTTAAtaaagaaagtgctgcacataccgtagatgcactgtatgtgtgtgtggatgggtgaATAGAAAAACTGTTCTGTAAAGATATACCGATAGTTTATTGTGTGAGGGTCGTGGTGAGGCTTGAGCCGATCCCAGCTCACTATGTGTGTGCAAGGTGGGATACACCATGCACTACTTTTAAAGTCGTCTTTGGACTGTGAGGGGAAGGCAGAGAACCCGGAGGAAAACCCACACCGACAAAGGgagaacacacaaactcaggttcaaacccagagtTCATGAGTGAAACTGCCAGTTACAATTCTTTACCTGTTTATGTAGCTGAGGGCAACATAtgtcggctgctgctgctcctgcttctcCAGAAGCCGGAGGTCTGTATCTGAGCAGGACAAGGAGACAGAGTAGGGGAATTAGACATTAAATAtaccacaataaaaacaaagttacaagCCATTTTGTCTCAAAGTTTGCAGTTTTACATTTAGAGATGGGCGGTTGGACTTGTAGTCTGAGGATGAAACACACACTAATCCACAAATCTTCATGGACTTATCCCAACCAATCAGAAGTTTACAGTGACATGGATCCCTCACTGGCTTCTCATCCACCAACTGCAAACTTCTCTAGTagtttcacattaaaaggaCACATGCCATAATAAATCCACTAatatgtatgatataatatataataatacatccACTAGGCCTTTATGTTGAAGTAAAACCTTTAGGAAACCTCCTGCATTAGATTACCAATGAATGTGTCGGCGTAGGTAAAGcctaataaaaatgatttagtGTAAGTAATGCAGTTACAGTTTGTTTAAATGCGCTGCACATGTACTGATGTCATGCTGGTTGGACTACAGTCACCACTGAGTGAAGTGACGCTGTAGGACCTCAACAATTTCTAGGCtgattctttctttccctcatcGTTCCCTGAGAACTACACTACTTTTTATCGAAGATTCACAATAAGATAATTAACACATCCACTTCCCTCTATTTTTAATTTCCATAGCCCTTATTTTTGGAAAAGGCTGCTGTGCAGATGCCACATTTCTCCTACATGACCACACTTGACGCACACTGCGCTCCCCCACGCTGTGCACCAGACATTCATCTTGCTCAGCGGTGCTAAATGTACAACAATAGCCACATCTCCACACCCCGAGGAGAAGCGGGACTGACTTCAAACACCCTCCCCACTGCCGTCCATGTGGGAGAAGAGAGATGCCCCATAAAACAACAGTGTCTACCACATACCGGCTGAGTCTCCCTGTCTGCCTCTGACAGAGCTGTGAAAGACTGCTACCCCCAAGTGGTAAAGACTCACGCCTGTTTCCATCCGAGAGCTCACATGCCTGAGGCCACTAGTGACACTGAGAGTTAAGTGATGCTTTTTCATAGAACAGTGATGGTGAGGCAGCTTTAACAAACTTTATATGTTCAGTGAAAATAAGGAATAACGTTCAGTACtagttaatacattttttcttttttctttcttaaaaaaaaaaaagtcaacttcttaaaaacaaaaggatATAGTGTAATTAAAGCTTTGGTTTAAGGGGTAAGCAACACCTTGACAAGCTTTAATAAAACCCTGAGTCATGCTCAATTATCACTTACGCAGCATTGGGCTTTTactcctctttttttgtttgtttcatgtttgttgGTCTGGTGCATAAAAACTAAGAACAGGTTTCAAATTAACTTCATATGTGCAGATGGAGAATTGAGAAGATTCTGGAGCTCTGTGCCTGAGGATGTCAGATAGGAACTTCACAACAAATACTCTAATTATGTGTGCAGGGGAAAGACCAGGACAGacgtgcagatccaggatcctTTCTTTTAATCACAGAAAGGGAAGTCTCTTTTTCAGCTGTTCTCCAGTAACAAATCGGGCTAAATACATGTAACTATCACCAATATGTAGCTGAGATCATCTGGATTCAGTAGATAATCAACAGTTAAGGGTCTaggcagaggtatgtgctctactgagagtATTTTAACATGTAATAGGGATACAGAAAAATCTATGGATGTGGTCAAATACTGTACAGACACCAACATTTATAGATCCAGCAACAAATACAAGTTGGATTCTTGTTGGTGTGTTTCCATACGTCTATTTTTCCCTCTAGTTCTAATGTTTCACAATAAAGATTCTGTGAGTTAATTTCACTCACATCTTTGTTAAGGGTTTCAACTtgatttcatttctctttggAAAGCCATAATAACAAATCCATGTCGAGTGGAAGATGAACAAAAGCTTGAAGTGTTTGAAATACACCAGTGGGGTATATAAATTCaggatgcagacacacacacctgtgcacaCATAACCATGCataaaggaaacacacagcGCAGACTACACGCTGTATTTCAAGTGTCGGCTACCAGCTTGATTCAGTCATAGAGAAGGTGAAAGGTGACGCTGACCAGATAAACTCAAACCCCAACCACATTTAAGTATACACAAGAGAGTGCAGGTTTTAGAGGTCTAACAGAAAAGGAAGTTGACAAACCGATGTCAGTGTGACTTTAACACTGGTGTCAAAAGACACAGGGTGTCATCCACTCAGAGGTTCAGGCCGAGCCACTTGGTTGAGGATGAAATAGTGGCAGCTTTACGACACCGGCAGGTAGGCTGTAAGAACAGCTCTAACCTTAGCGCCTGCGGCTCAGGAGGTTTCTCTCAAGGCCGCAGTTGTAAGCAAGTGTTTCATTAACAGCGGATTTATCCCCAGCGAGAAGGATAGCACAC
The DNA window shown above is from Platichthys flesus chromosome 11, fPlaFle2.1, whole genome shotgun sequence and carries:
- the jazf1b gene encoding juxtaposed with another zinc finger protein 1b; amino-acid sequence: MTGIAAASFFSNACRFGGCGLHFDSLAELIVHIEDNHIDTDLRLLEKQEQQQPTYVALSYINRFMTDAARREHDAQKKKVQPKLSLSLTGNLSRSSVSTPPRHTSGNLTPPVTPPITPSSSFRSSTPTGSECDEEDVDFEESDSDESWTTESAISSESILSSMCMNGGDEKPFACPVPGCKKRYKNVNGIKYHAKNGHRTQIRVRKPFKCRCGKSYKTSQGLRHHTINFHPPVSTDILRKMQQ